Genomic window (Musa acuminata AAA Group cultivar baxijiao chromosome BXJ1-9, Cavendish_Baxijiao_AAA, whole genome shotgun sequence):
ATAGAGCTCCCAAAACTTGCACACTTTCTCAATTATTTCTTATCAAAGATAGCATAGTCCTTTGAGGAAGACTAGATACATTCAAGGATAATAGTAGAGCGGAGTCAGCTAAAGCCAAGAGGAGAGACCTTACGTACAATGATTTGTGCCCAAGATAAGCTATTCGGAACTCCCAAACAAGACTGATATAGAAGTTTTGttataaaaagaggagaaaaaagaagaagaaaggagaaaaaagaagaagaaagggtaaGTGAAGGTTTAGAGGGGCCCCCCATCGATCTTCCCCACAAACCATACCGAAACAAAAAGTATTGGCCAGGATTCACTCATTGGAGGTCTACCCATGAGAGGGGGAGGAGAGACATCCATCATCCAACCAATCGAAAACAATATCCATCCTCTTTCAAATGTTTTAAAATCATGTTTTAAGTTAAAACTATAAACTTAGAACACATCAATTGACTTTAgcacataaaaaattatatataaagattataaagtataataaaatattaataaactTATTACTAGGTTGAGAAAGGATTAATCCGAATTTGGTGACTTGAAAAATCCTGATGCAGCTTGACACATAACATCCATAAAAGCtaatttgaacccttgtattttGCATTTAGCATTTTATGGGCTGGCCAATTGTGTCGATGGGCTAGCCTTGACTCATTTGCTTCCTTAGAAACTGTTGTTCCTATTCTTTGATGTGTCTTGTTATTAGGTAACTTTGGTACAACCCTTATCCGTACATCCATTGAGTCGATTTCTTGGTTTGGCCTCAGGGAGAGTAGATGATTAATGGAACAAAAAGCAGTGAACATATGATCTTCACATACTGACATTAATGGTGGCTCACATTTATTTTACTTTTTGAAGATCTTATTCCCATTAATGATGGTTTTCTATTGTCCCTAACTAATGCTGTAGCAATGGCAAATCAAGATCTCTGTGGCTTGCTGTGACTTCATGACAGTGCTGATAGTAATCAGAAAGGGTTGCTAAAATGTAACTAAGCACTTTGTGGAACTCAGGAAGAAAATGATGCCCTCCATATGTTCATAAAGATGATTGATTTAAGCCTACTTTTGTTGCTTGGTCTCTAAGATTCACAGTCTGAGCCTCTAGTGGAGACAAACCTAACTTTGCTCCTAATTGATTTGACAGGGAAATAATCTTCTGCTGATGAACCCTAGAATAAATTGAACTTCCACAGACACTAGACCTTTTTTTAGGTCAAAGAAATTGATGACCTAATTGAGCACCACTCCTCATGCATTGTTTATTTAGAAGTTTGAAATATGCTAACTCCTcttttatgatttctttttttttctatcattgaCAACAAATTTCTTACTTTTAATTCGTTAACTATTTTCACTTAAGCATTCTCCTTGCTAACCACTTCTTTTTAGTCGATCAATGGGCAATCTTATCTAGGCATGTATTAGTATGTCCTGAAATGGTTCTTTGATACAACAAATTAAAGTCTTTCATCTCTTCACAATCATCTACACTACTTAATAGGGTTATTGTAGATTGAGCAGTAATATGTGCCAGTGGACTTTAAAGTTCGAGGGATGGCTTTGTAGAAGTTGGACTTTCAACAATTTGATCATGGCAGTGGATCTACCTACGCTTACTATTactaaaaatatctttcattgacATACTTCGTCGTCATCAGTCGACATCAACATCAGACTCAGTTTTTCATGGCTTAGTGAAGGATGTTCTTATTAGTTATCACCCGTTGTTGGCGTCTGTTCTTCGTTTAAGATATATGAGCTATCAACTGTACAACAGAGAACTAATAAATCAACAAGATTGATGTATCTTTGACGAAGAACAAGCTGCGATTTATCGAAAGAAGTTAATGGTATGGTGTGTTGATGGTCTCTGTTCTTCGTTTAAGATATATGAGCTACTGAAATGAATGGATGGTTCAACTGAACAATAGAAAACTAATACATCAACAAGATTGATGTATCCTTGATGAAGAACGAGCTGTGATTCATCGAAAGAAGTTAATGGTGTGGTGCAATATCACAAATTTATTGGTTGAAAAGACTGATATAATGGACTGACAACTTGGGAAAATTTTATGTGAGGAAGCTATTCATGGATCTCTCTGCTCTTTGACTACCAATATGTCAACATGTATGCCAAAAACACTAGCCTGCGATTAAGAAAACCGAGGATGAGTTGGGTTACATAACAAGGTCAACCACATGTCATCCAAGATGTCATGGCAGTTCCTTTGGCCTTGTGAATCCGTTCCTGCAAGAATTTACCTGTCATATATTAATCTGGAAGCAAAAGAAGCTATATAGTTTAACCAGGAAGAAAAGAGATCAAAGAATCAACAGATGTTTGTGACAAGTTGTTTCTTTCGAGGATGAGTTTGTAGCGGAGGCTATTAATTGATGAGGTAAAAAGAATGTGACGTAGGAAGCTACATATATCATCGAGTTGCAAAAACAAATTCGCTAGTTATGTTGTAGAACAAATTGGCAATTTGTGGCGTTGGATGTTCCATTTGGCTCAACAGGTTTCTGGAGATCTTCAACTTTTAATTATGTGGTACAGCGGAATCAAATTCTTTTGATGAGAAAATGTACACAATTcgatgattgatttgttttctttttttcttttctgtcttCTGGCAAATTCATGATACTTTGATGGAATCATTATTATTTCGATCCCGATATCATCCTTTCAAATGTCATTTTCCACCACCGTAAGGAGAACTTTCAGCTGCCCAGGTTAGCTTTTCGTGATTCTTTTGTTCTTCCCGGCGTTGCATTCGAATGCTCACGGTCAACCGGATTTACTGTCCTCTCTTTCGACCTGTGTCGCTCTTGTGGAGAGTTGCTTCCGTGCAAGACGAGATGTGGTCTCTGCACAGAAGCTACCGTCGTGAGGACCGTACGACCTTCCGAAAAATCCTTTGTCCTGGAGCAAGGATCGACAGGGGATCATAAATGCCTTTTCTATGAGCAAATAGCTCCCATCTGTCACCGAAGTGGGCCTTCCACTCCTCCTGTGTTGTGTAGTGTGGCAAGTATTGCTTCATCTGGATTCCTGCCTTGTTACAGAAGTCTAAGATCTTATCGTTCTGTTTCAGTGCACGCTCCAAGTTGTCATGATCCGAGGAAGATGGCGCCGACGAGAGGAACGCCACCAGGTAGAAGACCTCCTCATCTGGAATCACTGCCGATGTTCTGTTATCCCACCTGCAGCCACGAATCGATGTGAGATCAAGCAATTCCAGGACCGTAAGATGAATCGAAGAAGAACCGATTCGATTACTTGGATCTGTGAAGTGGGTACAGGAGGATGGGACCGTTGTTGCTGTCTCTGAGAATTTTGCCGAAGACCTCTTCTGCGAAGTCTTTGATCCTGGTTCTGGGTATGAGAAGGTTCAGCCATGGATGCGGAACTTCCCACAGGCCTTTGGACCGCAGCTTCACCTCGGAGACGTGCACCCTGTCCAGGAACTCCAGGTAGGTGACCTCCGACTGGAAGAGGGTGGACGGTATGTACCTCAATCTCGACAGAAGCGCTTCGACTCGCTGCGATCACAGGCACAGGTTACCGCACGTTCATGGCCTGCAGACAATGCATTGCAGGGGTGTGGACCGGTGATGATCACCTGGTGCATGACATCGGCCCCGTCTCGGTTGAAGTTTTTGGTCATCTCGAGGCAGAAGAGGATCCTCCCGTCGGAGTCGAACCGGCTGGCTTGAACGGGATCCTGCGGGTTGAACGACGATCTCCAGTTGTTGAGCAGTCCCGTCCGGTTGATGATCACGAATCCTTCGATGTAGTCGAAGGTCTCCCTCGCCGAGATGAGCATCTCCTGGTCCTCCGTGAAGCTGGAGAAGTCGGAGTACAGAACTCTGATCCACTTCACCTGTGAGAAGCCACTCGTCAGCGCTGCTGAATTCTGTCGCTACAACCGGACGAGGTGCCACGGAGTCCCTACCATCTCCGGCGCTGGTTCGAGCGCGATCCTGGCTCCGGTGATGACTCCGAACTGGCCGAGGCCTCCGAGAGCAGCGTGGAAGAGGGCAGCATTCTCCTCGGTCGAGCAGGTAAGCAGCTCGCCCTTCCCTGCACCCAACGTTTCGATGCAGAGTCATGCACAGATCGGTGATGATGCTGCATGGTAAACTTGTGGCGTGCTCACGAGAACCTGTGACGATCTCGAGCTGGTGGACGTTGCTGATCTGCGGGCCGTGCCGGAACGCCTGCCCGCTGATCCCGGCATTGGACAGCGTCCCGCCGATGGTGAGGTGGAGGTAGTCGGTCCAGGACTTGGGCGCCAGGCCATGCTTCAGGCATTCGAGCAGCACGTTGATCCACAGCTCCCCTCCCGAGGCGTCCACGTAGGGGCGCTCCCCGGCGTGCACCCGCGTCCCGCCTCCGCGGAGCGACTCCATGTGGATGACCACCCCGCCATCGGCCTGCGCCTGGCCCTGCAGCGAGTGCCCGTGGCCTCGGGCCGCGACGGTGAGCTTCGAGCTCGGACCCATTTGGAACACATGCTTGATGATGGCGGCGATGTCCGAGACCGACACTGGGTGCAGGATCGCCGACGGCAGGAACCGGAAGCGGTTCCCGAAGTCTTTTGCGGCGAGGGAGACGTCGTGGAAGC
Coding sequences:
- the LOC135593252 gene encoding cytokinin dehydrogenase 4-like, with translation MHCLLRQHSVVFLELFLVLVLGGIAMHVSDPDVPSSLDALRLEGNLSFHDVSLAAKDFGNRFRFLPSAILHPVSVSDIAAIIKHVFQMGPSSKLTVAARGHGHSLQGQAQADGGVVIHMESLRGGGTRVHAGERPYVDASGGELWINVLLECLKHGLAPKSWTDYLHLTIGGTLSNAGISGQAFRHGPQISNVHQLEIVTGKGELLTCSTEENAALFHAALGGLGQFGVITGARIALEPAPEMVKWIRVLYSDFSSFTEDQEMLISARETFDYIEGFVIINRTGLLNNWRSSFNPQDPVQASRFDSDGRILFCLEMTKNFNRDGADVMHQRVEALLSRLRYIPSTLFQSEVTYLEFLDRVHVSEVKLRSKGLWEVPHPWLNLLIPRTRIKDFAEEVFGKILRDSNNGPILLYPLHRSKWDNRTSAVIPDEEVFYLVAFLSSAPSSSDHDNLERALKQNDKILDFCNKAGIQMKQYLPHYTTQEEWKAHFGDRWELFAHRKGIYDPLSILAPGQRIFRKVVRSSRR